Proteins encoded together in one Cellulomonas gilvus ATCC 13127 window:
- the serB gene encoding phosphoserine phosphatase SerB: MTDRPRPAAGLLVMDVDSTLITSEVIELLAEHAGSRARVAEVTERAMRGELDFTASLHERVATLAGLPESVLALVAHEIELSPGARELVADVQGRGWAVGLVSGGFVELVAPLAASLGIDLFRANALEVADGHLTGRVSGPVVDRAAKAVALREYATAVGVPLERTVAIGDGANDLDMLATAGFGIAFNAKPVVAAQADATIEGRLDAALALPPLAR, from the coding sequence GTGACCGACCGCCCCCGCCCCGCCGCCGGCCTGCTCGTGATGGACGTCGACTCGACCCTCATCACGTCCGAGGTGATCGAGCTGCTCGCCGAGCACGCGGGTTCGCGGGCGCGCGTCGCGGAGGTCACCGAACGCGCCATGCGCGGTGAGCTCGACTTCACGGCGTCGCTGCACGAGCGTGTCGCGACGCTTGCCGGGCTCCCCGAGTCGGTGCTCGCTCTGGTGGCGCACGAGATCGAGCTGTCCCCCGGCGCCCGTGAGCTGGTCGCCGACGTGCAGGGCCGCGGGTGGGCCGTCGGGCTCGTCTCGGGCGGATTCGTCGAGCTGGTCGCGCCGCTGGCCGCCTCGCTGGGGATCGACCTGTTCCGCGCCAACGCGCTCGAGGTGGCGGACGGGCACCTCACGGGCCGGGTCTCCGGACCCGTCGTCGACCGGGCGGCCAAGGCGGTCGCTCTGCGGGAGTACGCCACCGCCGTGGGTGTGCCGCTCGAGCGCACGGTCGCGATCGGCGACGGCGCGAACGACCTCGACATGCTCGCGACGGCGGGGTTCGGCATCGCGTTCAACGCCAAGCCCGTGGTCGCGGCGCAGGCCGACGCGACCATCGAGGGGCGGCTCGACGCGGCGCTCGCGCTGCCGCCGCTCGCGCGCTGA